In the genome of Bacillus thuringiensis, the window TGTAAAGGCTTACAGTTATGTGCACGAAGATCTATTAGGATTGGAGGAAATAATGATGAAAGCTGAAGAAAAATTTTCCCCGGGATTAGATGGTATAGTGGCAGCGGAGACGAAAATCTCGTTTCTTGACACAGTAAAAGGTGAAATTGTAATTCAAGGGTATGACTTAATCGAACTCTCAAAAACAAAAGAGTATTTAGACATTGTGCACCTTTTATTGGAGGAACAACTACCGAATGAAGATGAAAAAGCAGTACTTGAAAAGAAATTAAAAGAAGAATATGCAGTACCAGAAGGTGTATTCAACGTACTAAAGGCATTGCCTAAAGAGACGCATCCTATGGATGGATTACGTACAGGTGTGTCGGCGTTAGCTGGTTACGATAATGATATCGAAAACCGCTCGTTAGAAGTGAATAAAAGCCGAGGGTACAAGCTGTTAAGTAAAGTGCCAAACATTGTAGCGAATAGCTATCATATTTTAAATAATGAGGAGCCAATTGAACCTCTTAAAGAATTATCTTATAGTGCGAATTTCTTCTATATGTTAACTGGTAAAAAACCAACTGAACTTGAGGAGAAGATCTTTGATCGTTCCCTTGTTTTATATAGTGAGCATGAAATGCCAAACTCTACATTTACAGCTCGCGTTATTGCATCAACACAATCAGATTTATACGGTGCTTTAACAGGTGCAGTTGCATCTTTAAAAGGAAGTTTACATGGCGGTGCAAATGAAGCGGTTATGTACATGCTTTTAGAAGCTGGTAATGTTGAGAAATTTGAAGAGTTATTACAGAAGAAACTATATAACAAAGAAAAAATTATGGGCTTTGGACACCGTGTTTATATGAAGAAGATGGATCCAAGAGCACTTATGATGAAGGAAGCTTTAAAACAGTTATGTGATGTAAAAGGTGATTATACACTATATGAAATGTGTGAAGCTGGAGAAAAGATTATGGAAAAGGAGA includes:
- the mmgD gene encoding citrate synthase, whose product is MMKAEEKFSPGLDGIVAAETKISFLDTVKGEIVIQGYDLIELSKTKEYLDIVHLLLEEQLPNEDEKAVLEKKLKEEYAVPEGVFNVLKALPKETHPMDGLRTGVSALAGYDNDIENRSLEVNKSRGYKLLSKVPNIVANSYHILNNEEPIEPLKELSYSANFFYMLTGKKPTELEEKIFDRSLVLYSEHEMPNSTFTARVIASTQSDLYGALTGAVASLKGSLHGGANEAVMYMLLEAGNVEKFEELLQKKLYNKEKIMGFGHRVYMKKMDPRALMMKEALKQLCDVKGDYTLYEMCEAGEKIMEKEKGIYPNLDYYAAPVYWMLGIPIQLYTPIFFSSRTVGLCAHVIEQHANNRLFRPRVNYIGERHVLSK